The DNA region ggagatggctttatggttcggccaaagggggagaagtagtgtttaggttgtgtgaaaatgaaggagtgaagatgggtttatataggggtagagagaggggtagggttcggttatgagaggatgggtttgggagggaaagtggtttgaatttgaatggtgaggtaggtggggttttatgaaggatggatgtgagtggtgaagagaaagatgggatttgataggtgaggggtttttggggaagaggtgttgaggtgattggtgaatgggtcaagaagaagagagagggtggtggggtaggtagggatcctgtggggtccacagatcctgaggtgtcaaggaaaagtcatccctgcaccaagtggcgagcaaaaatgctctctgtgccaattctggcgttaaacgccgggctggtgcccatttctggcgtttaacgccaacttcttgccctttcctggtgtttaacgccagtctggtgcccctttctggccttaaacgcccagaatggtgccagactgggcgttaaacgcccatttgctacccttactggcgtttaaacgccagcaaggtcttcctccagggtgtgctgtttttctttctatttttcattctgtttttgctttttcaactgattttgtgacttctcatgatcatcaacctacagaaaacataaaataacaaaggaaaatagataaaatataacattgggttgcctcctaacaagcgcttctttaatgtcagtagcttgacagtgggctctcatggagcctcaaagatactcagagcaatgttggaacctcccaacaccaaacttagagtttgaatgtgggggttcaacaccaaacttagaatttggttgtggcctcccaacaccaaacttagagtttgactgtgggggctctgtttgactctgttttgagagaagctcttcatgcttcctctccatggtgacagagggatatccttgagccttaaacacaacggattcttcattcacttgaatgatcaattctcctctgtccacatcaatcacagcctttgctgtggctaggaagggtctgccaaggatgatggattcatccatgcacttcccagtctctaggactatgaaatcagcagggatgtaatggtcttcaatctttaccagaacatcctctacaagcccataagcttgttttcttgaattgtctgccatctctagtgagattcttgcagcttgcacctcaaagattcctagtttctccattacagagagaggtatgagatttatgcttgaccctaggtcacacagagcctttttgaaggtcatggtgcctactgtacaaggtattgagaacttcccagggtcctatctcttttgaggtaatctctgcctagtcaagttatccagctctttggtgagcaaagggggttcatcctcccaagtttcattaccaaataacttgtcatttagtttcatgattgctccaaggtacttggcaacttgctcttcagtgacatactcatcctcttcagaggaagaatactcatcagagctcatgaatggaagaagtaaattcattggaatctctatggtctcagtgtgagcctcagattccaatggttcctcattggggaactcattggaggccagtgaacgttcattgaggccttcctcagtggcgctcaatgcctcttcctcctctccaaattcggacatgtaggtcatgtcaatggccttgcactctccttttggattctcttctgtattgcttggaagagtgctaggagggagttcagtaattttcttactcagctgtcccacttgtgcctccaaattcctaatggaggaccttgtttcagtcatgaaactttgagtggttttgattagattagagaccatggttgttaagtcagagttgttctgcttagaattctctgtctgttgctgagaagatgatggaaaaggcttaccattgctaaacctgtttcttccaccattattattgttgaaaccttgttgaggtctctattgatccttccatgagagatttggatgatttctccatgaagaattataggtgtttccatagggttctcccatgtaattcacctcttccattgaagggttctcaggatcataagtttcttcttcagatgaaacgtccttagtactgcctggtgcagcttgcattccagacaaactTTGAGAAATGATATTGACTTGcggagtcaatattttgttctgagccaatatggcattcagagtatcaatctcaagaactcctttcttctgattcgtcccattgttcacaagattcctttcagaagtgtacatgaattggttatttgcaaccatttcaatcaattcttgagcttctgcaggcgtcttcttcagatgaagagagcctccagcagaactatccaatgacatcttggacagttcagacagaccatcatagaagatacctatgatgctccattcgaaaagcatgtcagaaggacactttctgatcaattgtttgtatctttcccaagcttcatagagggattcacctttcctttgtctgaaggtttggacttccactctaagcttactcaatttttgaggtggaaagaactttgccaagaaggcattgactagcttttcccaagagttcaggctttctttaggttgtgagtccaaccatgtcctagctctgtctcttacagcaaaagggaatagcataagtctgtagacctcagggtcaaccccattagtcttgacagtgtcacagatttgcaagaattcagctaaaaactgatgaggatcttccaatggaagtccatggaacttgcaattctgttgcattagagaaactaattgaggcttgagctcaaagttgtttgctccaatggcagggatagagatgcttctcccataaaagtcgggagtaggtgcagtaaagtcacccagcaccttccttgcattgttagcattgttgttgtttttggctgccatgtcttcttctttaaagatttctgttaggtcctctacagagagttgtgccttagcttctcttagctttcgcttcaaggtcctttcaggttcaggatcagcctcaacaagaatgcttttgtctttgctcctgctcatatgaaagagaagagaacaagaaaatatggaatcctctatgtcacagtatagagattccttgaggtgtcagaggaaaagaaaaatagaaggaagaagtagaagaattcgaacttatcaagaaagatggagttcgaattgtgcattaaggaggagtgttagtccataaatagaaggatgtgagaagaggggaagaaatttttgaaaaaaaaattaaaaagattttaaaaatattttgaaaaatactaattaattttcgaaaacaaagagtggaaaagaaatcaagtgatttttgaaaaagattttgaaattagaaatcaaaaagatatgattgaaaactattttgaaaaagatgtgattaagaagatatgattgaaaagttatggttttaaaaagatatgattgagaagatatgatttgaaaaacaatttaaaaagatttgattttgaaaattaataacttggctaacaagaaaagatatgattcaaacattaaacctttctcaacagaaaaggcaacatagttaaaatgttgaatcaaatcattaattgttagcaagtatttttgaaaatgggaagaaattgattttgaaaaagatttgattgaaaagatttgatttgaaaaagatttgattttgaaaaattttaaaaacttgaaaaaaatgtgcattaaaaacagaatcttccctcttgtgccatcttggcgttaaacgcccagaatggtgcacattctggcgtttaacgcccaaagcactacccttttgggcgttaaacgccctgccaggcaccctggctggcgttaaacgccagtttgtcttCCTCagtgggcgttttgaacgcccagctttttctgtgtaattcctctgctgtatgttctgaatcttcaattctctgtattattgacttgaaaagacacaaattaaaaatattttttttggatttttaataataaggaataatcaaaatgcaactaaaatcaaataaacaatgcatgcaggacaccaaacctagaagtttgtatactactgacactaacaagttgagaatgcatatgacaaacaacaaaaatactcaagacaagggaattaaagatcagagtaagtaaatcatcaagaacatcttgaagatcatttaagacacatgaatgaatgcaagaagaacaaaaacatgcaattgacaccaaacttaaaatgagactctagactcaacaagaaacataaaatatttttggtttttatgattttgtaatttttttttggttttttcgaaaattaagtggaaaaaaaataaagatatcaaaattcttaatgagaattccaggaatcatgcaatgttagtctaaagcttcagtctaaaggaattagacatggctagccaagcttcagcaggagattgcattcaagagctaaattgatgaaaatcaatcagctttggtgatgataagaacatcaccttgaaacactagaattcattcttaagaactctgaagaaaaatacctaatctaagcaacaagatgaaccgtcagttgtccaaactcaacaatccccgacaacggcgccaaaaacttggtgaacgaaattgtgatcatcaatggcgccatcaacatggtacgctcaattgcaatctcaactttttatcacaacttcgcacaactaaccagcaagtgtactgggtcgtccaagtaataaaccttacgcgagtaagggtcgatcccacagagattgttggtatgaagcaagctatggtcaccttgtaaatcttagtcaggcaaactcgaatggttatggatgatatatgaagaaagcataaagatagagatacttatgtatttcattggtgagaatttcagataagcgaatggagatgctttgtcccttccgtctctctgctttcctactgtcttcatccaatccttcttactcctttccatggcaagctgtatgtagggtttcaccgttgtcagtggctacctcccatcctctcagtgaaaatgttcaacgcaccctgtcatggcacggctaatcatctgtcggttctcaatcaggttggaatagaatccagtgattcttttgcgtctgtcactaacgcccagccttcaggagtttgaagctcgtcacagtcattcaatcattgaatcctactcagaataccacagacaaggtttagaccttccagattctcttgaattccgccatcaattctatcttataccacgaagattccgatcaagggatccaagagataaacattcaagccttgtttgcttgtagaacagaagtggttgtcaggcactcgttcataagtgagaatgatgatgagtgtcacataatcatcacattcatcatgttcttgggtgcgaatgaatatcttagaacaagaacaatcCGAATTGAAtataagaacaatagtaattgcattaatactcgaggtacaacagagctccacaccttaatctatggtgtgtagaaactccatcgttgaaaatacataagaacaaggtctaggcatggccgaatggccagccttccaaagagggttcaatcataaaaacatgatcaaaagattcaagtgatcaaaagacccaagtgatcaaaagatgaaaatacaatagcaaaaggtcctatttgtagagaactagtagcctagggtttacagagatgagtaaatgacataaaaatccacttccgggcccacttggtgtgtgcttgggctgagcattgaagcattttcatgtagagactcttcttggagttaaacgccagcttttgtgccagtttgggcgtttaactcccattcttgtgccagttccggcgtttaacgccagtcagttttgagctgatttgggacgccggtttgagccatcaaatctcgggcaaagtatggactattatatattactggaaagcccagaatgtctattttccaacgccattgagagcgcgccaattgggcttctgtagctccagaaaatccacttcgagtgaagggaggtcagaatccaacagcatctgcagtcctttttagtctctgaatcagattttttctcaagtccctcaatttcagccagaaaatacctgaaatcacagaaaaacacaaaaactcatagtaaagtccagaaaagtgaattttaactaaaaactaatagaaatatactaaaaactaactagaacatactaaaaacatactaaaaacaatgccaaaaagcgtacaaattatccgcttatcaagcCTCTAGTTGGCACCCAGGCTGGTAAAGTCTTACACATCAAGAAAATACTAACAGGGAGAGGAAAAAACACTCTAGACTCTATAGCTTCATATATCATGGGGGCATCTTTAAAACCTAAATGTACTTAAAGTATAGGTTGTAGTAAAATGGGGCATTTTGTTACATGGTCAATATTATAGCCTTGAATTTTATTAAAGTCATGATTCAGAAAATGTTAAGTTCGGGTATGGTCAAAGTCGAGAGAAGTAAATAAGGTTGATGCAAATAGTTGTTAACTTTGATAACGGCTAAGATTACATGTCAAATAAAGATTGCGTaggaatttttataaatatatatatatcaagtgaAGATTGAAGGgttaaaaattctcttctaaaaCATACTCACACAATTCTCATATCTCAGTAACTTCCTAAGACACATTCCTAAGTTAGTTTTCTGTAAATTTTCTTTTGATATGTCCGTTATAAATCAGTTACACAAATATAAAGTCAGCTATAAACGTTATAAGTCGGCTACTAATatcataaaaatatcaaaatgttACCATATATCTTCATACGTTACTAGTATAACTCGGTAACCACAAAATGACTATCCCTATTATAAAAGAGATAAGTAGAAACAAAAGGTAAGAGGTTGATTTAAGAAATACTAGAATACAAAGCTTATTATTCATTCACTAAATTGAGCGCTGTAGTACCTTTTGTAGGTGCTCACCTCCTTGTTCTCTTGGTGCCGAGGTATAACTCATCCAGATGGAAAGCTTGCAGACAATCGTTGGAGGACGAGCTATATCACAATCAACCCTCAAGAACAATTGGTGCCCACCGTGGAGCTCAGAAAAAACCCTTTCTCTTTAGGCCCCATAATTTTCAGATTTGTTCATGGCTGAACAACCTCCTCCCACACCATCCAAACTTCTTCGAATGGTAACAAAATTACAGCAGGCTAATCAATGCATAGAGGATAGCTAATAATGATGATTACAACAAATATCCAAATAACGAGGAAGCCAATTCTGATCCAACACATGTTTCTGAAATTCAGCAACCAGAAGCGAATCAACCAGCCAATGAAGACGATGAATTGGACAACACAGTTGGACCATTCACGGCAAATGTCATAAATTTTCAATtgcctaaaatttttttattaccaatGAATCTAACCCCTTAGTAAACGGTGCTTCTGACCATATTTTATATCGTTGTTTTCCTACTTTTTTGGACGGCCTTGCACTTGATTGCTTTTCTTCTTTGCCTGCAGATTCTATTTCACGCTTTCAAGAGTTAGCCAAGTTATTTGAAGATTAGTTAGCTACCTCTTCCATATATTTTACATGGCTCCAATTATTTAAACACAATCAAGTAGGGACAACAAGAAAGCCTTAGGGAATACGTTACTCAATTCACTAAGGTAGCAAtgagcattccaaacctccaccCAGAGGTGCACCTACATGATATTAAGAGCGAACATTTCCCAGGAAAGTTTCAAGAAGCCATAACTGTGGTCAAGCCAAGGACTTTAACCGAGTTTTAAGAGAAAGCTAAAGGTCAGATGGAGATTGAAGAGCTACGTGAAGTTTGAAAGTCAGAGAAAGGCCAAAATAATAAAGACGATGAAAAAGCTCGAGACAACAAGAAATCCTTCTGGTTAACATCTTGTTATAATTCTTACACACAATTCAACACCAAAAGGGAGGGGATAATTAAAGAAATCGTGAATGCAAAACTCTTTAAACTTCCTCGGAAGGCTGGGAATTATCAAGATCTGAAGAACATAAATAAGTCGAAATATTATGCTTTTCACCAAAAACACGGACACACTACTGACGAGTGTGTTGTTTCCAAAGCCCTGCTAAAACGATTAGCTCGGCAGGGACATTTGGATAAATATATTGGCGGCCACATTCAAAAGCGCATAGCACATTTAGCTGACCATTGCTCTGTCGGACAATTTTCTCATGACAAAGAAAAAACAACTAATGCTCAACCTAATCAACCATGAGGTATCATTAACTGTATATCTAGGGGCTTTGCTAGTGGTGGAATTACAACTCCTCATTCCGAGGATCCTTACATTGAATGGACCCTTTATGTTGATGGTACGTCTAACCCACAAAAATGTGGAGATGgaatcctccttgaagatgaaaATGGAATTGCCTTGGAACACTCCCTACATTTCTCATTCAAAGCAAGCAACAATCAAGTTGAGTATGAAGCGCTCATTGCTGGCTTAAGGTTAGCAATAGACCTACAAATTTTTGAACTAAAGGTACATTGTGATTCTTTATTAGTAGTTCAGCAGGTAAACCAATTATTCCAAGTCAAAGACCCATTGCtgataaaatattttgatattgtCAAAACCCTTATCtctcatttttcaaaatttgaaattcatcatATCACAAGGGAACAAAATTATAGAGTTGATATTTTATCTAACCTAGCGAGCACGCAATCACATACTATTACCTTATTGCAATCTACTTTAGTTACACCACGCATACATCTCACCGATGTCTTATGTATTGATAAGGTTCTTGATTGGCGATGGCCTTATATCCAATATTTAAAAACTGGAACTAGACCACCAGGAGTTGATGATTTAAAAAAGTTTCGATGACAATCTTCTTTCTTTAAAATGTTAAATAACATCCTATATAGACAAGGTTATACTCACCCATTTTTAAAATGCTTGAACAGATCTAAAGCCAACCTTGCTCTAGCAAAAGCCCATGAAGGCATTTGTAGTACACACATTGGAGCTCAGAGTTTGCCTACCAAAATACTCCTCACAAGATTTTTCTGGTTGAACTTataaaaagattgttttcaaaaagtGAAGACTTGCACAAATTGCCAAAAACATGCTCCAATAATATATATGCCAGCCGAGCTCCTACACAATTTGGAAGTAAGTTAGCCTTTTTACAAATGGAAAATTAATATCATCGGCCCTTTCCCGATTGCACCAGGTCCGATCAAATTTTTAGTAGTTGTCATTGATTATTTCTCAAAATGGATTGAGGTGCAACCATTAGCTAACATTACATCTCAACAAATGGTTTCATTTGTTTGGAAAAATATTATATGCATATTTGGTATACTTCAACAGGTTATCATTGACAATGGTTGTTAGTTTGTCGATCATAATTTTACCTACTTTTTACATAACTTAAAgattcatttatatttcttttcggtagaacatccacaaactaatggattagctgaagcagcaaacaaaatcATCTTACATGTTTTAAGAAATAAACTAGATGAGGCTAAGGGATTGTGGGCACAATTAATCCCGAAAATTCTTTGGGGATACAATACCACTATACATTTTACCAATAAAGAAACCCCTTTCGCTTGGTCTATAGGTCCGACGCCATGCTCCCCTTGGAAATCTCTCAATCGTTGTTACACACTCAAATCACCGATCATCACTCATATTCAGAGGTTCAATTGCTAGATTTAGATTCAATTGAAGAAGTCCGAGATATAGCCACCCTTTGGCACTGAGCGATGCAACATAATATAGCTCagtgatataatcaaaaggtcTATCTTCGATCATTTCAAATAAACGACCTTGTACTCCGAAGAACCGAACAAGCAAGACAACCTTCATTTCATGAAAAATTAGCATCTAAGTGGGAAGGTCCATTCCGAGTTATTGAAATACTTGGCCATGGAGCATGCTCTCTTCAACATTTAAATGGTATAGTCTTACCAAATACATGGAATGTTTCCTCTTTAAAGCATTAGTATAGCTAAAAGACAAGGGTAtgtttgtactctttttcctactcataagatttttttcaaaaaacaaagattttgtttggagaggttttaacgagacaTGCCTACCTACACCTTTGTAACTAAAGGTCAAATAAATCTTATTACATTTCAAAATCCAACTTATGATTATCAACAATACATTATGACTCCTCTAGTTCTCAATCAAAATGATGAACATTCAAAAACAATAAAACTTTATCCATTAAGTGATacagttttaatttggtttccAAAATAACCAAGTCCTATTTACCAAAACATTGGTAATTATGAAACCAATCGGGAACTATGAGTTTTCCTTTTCCGAACAAATTCATTATCTCAAAATACATTAATCATCAAACCATTTTTTTCAAATATGGTGAAAACGGCTTCAACGTCATCTATTACTTCAAATAAAAATTGAACAATCTATAAGCTTATATGTCATTTATATGATAACcaaaaactcaaaatttaaaaacaagtTCAAACTTGTTTCCTACATCACTAACCTACAAATCAAATCCATCGAAAGATTACACTATGTGTGCCCCAATTCGCATAATAATATTCAACCACAAAAGAGTTCAAACATAACAAAAGCAGAGTTCACTGATTGCAATAATTCTTCTACAAAAGGATTCTATTTccaaaaaacataaaatcaaaACCCTATTCATCCGCCCCATTTTCACCCTCTTTTTCTTCGGCAGCAGCATCATCATCAGCACACATATCCTTAAACACAACTTTGGTCAGATCCATAGCAGAAGAATCTTGCTCAGGGACTAAAAACTTGGCTTGATTAATTGCCCATTCAGAACTTTTAGCAACGGCATCCAAGATTTCAGTCTCTTTACCTTTTTTCAAATTCTTCATTTTCACAGTAGTATCTATCATCTGATTCTTCACACGTTCAATAtcattctcctttttctttaATAGCTCCGCATCCTTCTCACGAGCATCATTCATTGTCCTCAACTCTTCTTCCTTACTAACAAGTTTTCCCTTCAAATCTTCTATTAATTTCTTATTTAAAGAAATTTCCTCCTTCAACTCTTTAAAATCTTTGTTTTCCATCATCTTTTGATATTTATTCTCCTGACTCCGACTAATGCTTGCCAAGCGCAAGCTGAGAACCTTGATACAGAAGAGTTGCCCCTTTTCAACAACAAGAAATTATCAAGTATCAAAACACAACTCATCATATACATACTTGAAGATATTGATCAACAGCAATATCACCTGCTTCATTTACAAATCTAACATCAGACGATGCCTATAGCACTTCATCGGCTACCACGATAAATGGAAAACTTCGATCCCAAATTGACGCACCATCACCCACATCCGAGAACAAGTGAAACTTTTCTTGGTTCTTAACAAAAGCAGTCAATTCTGCCAAAGGAATCTCTTTTCCGATTTCCTCAACACCATCATCCCCAACAAGCAGTTCTGTTTTTCTCTTTTTGAAAATCATAGGTTTTCTTTTTTAGGCTGGCTGATTAACTTCAACTTTCCCATCTCCCCTCATAGGATTAGCGAGGATACCTCTTTTTCAATATTCTTGCTTTTTAGCCGAGCTATCAAGCTTGCCGTAGTCACACTAGGGTATTTACCACCTGCAACGAATAGACAAACATATTTTAACAAAATCAAACAACAATCGAGAACtttcatacaaatacaacatGTTTGAATATAAAGCAACTCaaacacaaacattaacttaTCCCTTTTCATAAAGCTTAACAAAAACTCTATTATACATTCATTTCTACTTCTAATTTCCTCATAACCTAACACATGTATCAGTTGTGAAGACCAATAAAGCGAAAATTTCTCCCCCGAGTGTTCatctagataaaataaaaaatcttcatCAACACTTTTTACCTTTAGAAACATTTTCTTAAAGTCCTTAAATGAGAATTTGTATAGTTTAAATATTCCTAAACCAGAAGTACTATTTAAATTCACCCACACCCTTTTTCAAACCCTTTTGGCTTATAAAAGTGAGAATAATAACCCCAGTGAAGGTCAAGAAAATCAAGTATAatttcaaaacatttcaaaaacgTCCATCCATTTGGATAGAGTTGAATAGAGCACATCTCAATTGTTTTAAAATAGAACACTCAAAATCAATAAACGCAAGTTTCACCCGCAATTCTTGTAACACACAGCTATGCATGTagaaaatttcgaaatcttttcCTCTTCTAAAAACCCGTTCTGCACTAGTACACGATAACAATTCTATTCGAACACCAGAACCCTCCCTCACtatttttgatttgataaactccaTCTACACTCTCTTTATCCACAAACAATGAACCACAAATCTTAACATCTTTCCCAACCTACTTATACGAACCATCATCCTCTTTCTGCAACTCTTTTAACTTCTCAACACCCATTGTTTTCCAAAAAtgtagaaaaaggaaaaaaaaaacaagataaTAAAACACACTGACCTCTCTTGCTCATACTTATTCACCCTTGGAAAGTGTTGCTTTTGAAGTTGTTCCTTTATGAAACACGATTGTAATTCCAAACAGATATCTTCAAAAATTTATGAAACTGTTTGAGTTCTTTTCATAAATCCAAACCTTCCTTTTCCCCTATTTTAAATAACCAACGGTTCAAATAACATAGGGAACAAAACGATGTCAATTCAATGAACAGTCTTTTGCTTTAAAAGATCTCTCGACTTtctatttattgtattttaattttattttattttaataaagtatGTTGATCTGGGTGCTATATACTTATAATGATAAAAATGCCGAGTTGTAAATTAgtatttaaaagctcaacctgctttattaagact from Arachis hypogaea cultivar Tifrunner chromosome 10, arahy.Tifrunner.gnm2.J5K5, whole genome shotgun sequence includes:
- the LOC112715978 gene encoding uncharacterized protein, translating into MKQGQLFCIKVLSLRLASISRSQENKYQKMMENKDFKELKEEISLNKKLIEDLKGKLVSKEEELRTMNDAREKDAELLKKKENDIERVKNQMIDTTVKMKNLKKGKETEILDAVAKSSEWAINQAKFLVPEQDSSAMDLTKVVFKDMCADDDAAAEEKEGENGADE